In Phaeobacter piscinae, one genomic interval encodes:
- the mutY gene encoding A/G-specific adenine glycosylase codes for MRDLDSQSQPQSSTLLEWYDHHARTLPWRISPADRAAGVWPDPYRIWLSEVMLQQTTVAAVKDYFHRFTSRWPTVADLAAAPDADVMGEWAGLGYYARARNLLKCARVVAQDYGGTFPDTYDGLIALPGIGPYTAAAISAIAFDRQETVLDGNVERVMARLYDVHVPLPTAKPQLKEKAAALTPAERPGDHAQAVMDLGATICTPRNPACGICPWRTPCAARAAGTATELPKKTPKKPKPTRLGIVYLARSAAGDWLLEQRPDKGLLGGMLGWPGSDWTDSPDHPTPAPPFEADWQLLNAEVRHTFTHFHLILRVMLAELPADFAAEDHQRVIARHDFKPTDLPTVMRKAFDLWKGR; via the coding sequence ATGCGTGACCTCGACAGCCAGAGCCAACCACAAAGCAGCACATTGCTGGAGTGGTACGACCATCACGCCCGCACCCTGCCCTGGCGGATCAGCCCGGCGGACCGTGCAGCTGGGGTCTGGCCGGATCCCTATCGGATCTGGCTAAGCGAGGTGATGCTGCAACAAACAACCGTGGCTGCGGTGAAGGATTATTTTCACCGCTTTACCAGCCGCTGGCCCACAGTCGCAGATCTGGCAGCCGCGCCGGATGCGGATGTGATGGGCGAATGGGCTGGGCTTGGATATTACGCGCGGGCGCGCAATCTCTTGAAATGTGCCCGAGTGGTTGCGCAGGACTATGGCGGCACCTTTCCCGACACTTACGACGGGCTGATCGCCCTGCCGGGCATCGGCCCTTATACGGCGGCGGCGATCTCTGCCATCGCCTTTGACCGGCAGGAAACCGTCTTGGACGGCAATGTCGAACGGGTGATGGCGCGGCTCTACGATGTCCATGTCCCCCTGCCGACCGCCAAACCACAGCTCAAGGAGAAAGCAGCCGCCCTGACCCCGGCAGAGCGACCCGGCGATCATGCTCAGGCCGTGATGGATCTTGGCGCCACGATCTGCACGCCGCGCAATCCCGCCTGCGGCATTTGCCCATGGCGTACGCCCTGCGCGGCCCGCGCGGCGGGAACTGCAACGGAGTTGCCCAAGAAAACCCCAAAGAAACCCAAGCCAACCCGGCTCGGCATTGTCTATCTGGCCCGCAGCGCTGCGGGTGACTGGCTGCTGGAACAGCGCCCGGACAAGGGGCTCCTGGGCGGCATGTTGGGTTGGCCCGGCAGCGACTGGACCGACAGCCCTGACCATCCCACCCCCGCACCACCGTTTGAGGCCGACTGGCAACTTCTAAACGCTGAGGTGCGTCACACCTTCACGCATTTTCACCTTATCCTGCGCGTCATGCTGGCAGAACTGCCTGCGGATTTCGCAGCTGAGGACCATCAGCGCGTGATCGCGCGACATGACTTCAAACCGACGGATCTGCCAACGGTCATGCGCAAGGCCTTTGATTTATGGAAGGGACGCTGA
- a CDS encoding alkane 1-monooxygenase, whose protein sequence is MTTPETLRSWQAALPFWLSFLLVPLVVLAAVYGGWAILLPPLATWYLFAALDGVFGLNLENADPLTPEDDLRWYSALTMAWVPVQAMLLIAMLIYVPAAEHLSGLEKFGVFFGVGVLSGTVGINYSHELMHQKSKLERWLADILLAMVLYSHFRSEHLLVHHRHVGTPRDPVTARYNEGFHRFYPRVLRQCWQSAFRAESAQLARRNLPWTDRRNPFFRYWTLQGLMLLVAVLLGGFTGLLLFLVQAGVAIWQLELVNYVEHYGLTRKYLGNGKFEHVMPRHSWNAAHKASNWLLINLQRHSDHHYRPDRRFPLLQNHTPADAPQLPYGYPVMTVAAMFPPLWRRIMNPRVRRWRQMYYPEITEWSAYNKALPADQRPEPDPTTGATAC, encoded by the coding sequence ATGACCACCCCCGAAACACTGCGCAGCTGGCAGGCAGCTCTACCGTTCTGGCTGTCTTTTCTGCTGGTTCCCCTTGTGGTGTTGGCCGCCGTCTATGGCGGTTGGGCCATTTTGTTGCCCCCCTTGGCCACTTGGTATCTCTTTGCCGCGCTTGATGGGGTGTTTGGTCTCAACCTGGAGAACGCCGACCCGCTCACACCCGAGGACGACCTTCGCTGGTACTCCGCCCTGACCATGGCCTGGGTCCCTGTGCAGGCCATGTTGCTCATAGCCATGCTCATCTATGTGCCAGCGGCAGAACATCTGTCAGGTCTTGAGAAGTTCGGCGTGTTCTTCGGCGTTGGCGTCCTGAGCGGCACTGTCGGGATCAACTACAGCCATGAATTGATGCACCAAAAGAGCAAGCTGGAACGCTGGCTGGCGGATATCCTGCTGGCCATGGTGCTCTACTCGCATTTCAGATCCGAACATCTGCTCGTCCATCACCGCCATGTCGGCACACCCCGCGACCCGGTGACGGCGCGCTACAACGAAGGGTTCCACCGGTTCTATCCGCGAGTGCTGCGGCAATGCTGGCAATCCGCCTTTCGCGCCGAGAGCGCCCAGCTGGCGCGCCGCAATTTGCCCTGGACCGATCGACGCAATCCCTTCTTTCGCTACTGGACGCTACAAGGGCTTATGCTGTTGGTCGCGGTTTTGCTGGGTGGGTTCACAGGGCTGTTGCTGTTTCTGGTGCAAGCAGGTGTTGCGATCTGGCAGCTGGAGCTGGTGAACTACGTCGAACACTACGGGCTGACCCGCAAATATCTGGGCAATGGCAAATTCGAACACGTGATGCCACGGCACTCCTGGAACGCCGCACATAAGGCCTCGAACTGGTTGCTGATCAACTTGCAACGCCATTCTGACCATCACTACAGACCGGACCGACGGTTTCCCCTGCTACAGAACCATACCCCGGCCGACGCACCACAGTTGCCCTACGGCTATCCGGTGATGACCGTCGCCGCGATGTTTCCACCGCTCTGGCGCCGGATAATGAACCCGCGGGTGCGGCGATGGCGGCAGATGTATTACCCTGAGATCACCGAATGGAGCGCCTACAATAAGGCTTTGCCGGCGGATCAGCGACCAGAACCAGACCCCACCACGGGTGCCACAGCCTGCTAG
- a CDS encoding adenylate/guanylate cyclase domain-containing protein — translation MAITASAPAPALDSDEAIFTQESPYALDALTEHKRNGLELAVRARWIAMAVTAAFLVYVIPEWDVLYYHFILALLCLNGWLIRRVGRVGQSRLEMLLIFADLAIMTAGMVIPNPFSSEDLPLAIQYRYGNFIYFFIILAAGTLAYSWRTVIAIGSWTVLIWLSAAFTAWWFAAPQSGMSAALLAAVEGNQALAPFVDPTDFALHQRLQEAIVFFLVAVTLAVSSRRFYQLIQNNAVLERERANLSRYFSPNVVQQLSQNDEPLKQTRRQDVAILFIDIIGFTRLAADRDAYQVIDLLRDFHGRMEREVFRHEGTLDKYLGDGLMATFGTPLAGPKDATNALICARAMLTSLADWNAERRRYGESEIRVGIGVHFGETVIGNIGANRLEYAVIGNAVNIAARLEERTRELEAQLVISEALRQQVQAEGGPANLERAGFARYPASELRGLTRSMTLWALPR, via the coding sequence ATGGCCATAACTGCCTCCGCTCCCGCTCCGGCATTGGACAGCGATGAAGCGATTTTCACGCAAGAGAGCCCCTATGCGCTGGACGCACTAACCGAGCACAAGCGCAATGGGCTGGAGCTGGCGGTGCGCGCGCGTTGGATTGCGATGGCGGTCACGGCGGCGTTTCTGGTTTATGTCATTCCCGAGTGGGATGTTCTGTACTACCATTTCATTCTGGCGTTGCTGTGCCTGAACGGCTGGCTCATCCGCCGAGTGGGTCGGGTCGGGCAATCGCGGTTAGAGATGCTGCTGATCTTTGCCGATCTGGCGATCATGACGGCTGGCATGGTCATTCCGAACCCGTTCAGCAGCGAGGATCTGCCACTAGCGATTCAGTATCGCTATGGCAATTTCATCTACTTTTTCATCATTCTGGCGGCCGGAACCCTTGCGTATTCCTGGCGCACGGTGATTGCCATCGGCAGCTGGACGGTGCTGATCTGGCTGTCGGCGGCCTTTACCGCCTGGTGGTTTGCCGCGCCTCAGTCGGGGATGAGTGCGGCGCTCTTGGCAGCGGTTGAAGGCAACCAGGCGCTGGCCCCTTTCGTTGATCCAACGGACTTTGCTCTGCATCAGCGACTTCAGGAGGCGATCGTGTTCTTTCTGGTCGCGGTCACATTGGCGGTGTCTTCAAGGCGGTTTTACCAGCTGATCCAGAATAATGCGGTACTGGAGCGCGAGCGCGCCAATCTTTCGCGGTATTTTTCACCCAATGTCGTGCAGCAGCTCTCACAGAACGACGAGCCGTTGAAGCAGACCCGGCGCCAGGATGTGGCGATACTGTTCATTGACATCATTGGGTTTACCCGGCTCGCGGCGGATCGCGATGCCTATCAGGTGATTGATCTCTTGCGGGATTTTCACGGCCGGATGGAACGGGAGGTTTTCCGTCACGAAGGAACGCTGGACAAATACCTTGGCGATGGTCTGATGGCGACCTTTGGCACGCCTTTGGCGGGACCAAAGGATGCAACCAACGCGTTGATCTGTGCACGGGCCATGCTGACGTCACTGGCTGATTGGAATGCAGAGCGCCGTCGGTATGGTGAGTCTGAGATACGCGTCGGTATCGGAGTACATTTCGGTGAGACCGTTATTGGTAACATCGGTGCGAACCGGCTGGAGTATGCAGTGATTGGCAATGCTGTGAATATTGCTGCCCGGCTGGAGGAGCGTACACGTGAACTGGAGGCCCAGCTTGTGATCAGTGAGGCGCTGCGTCAGCAGGTGCAGGCCGAGGGTGGTCCGGCCAACCTGGAGCGAGCTGGCTTTGCCCGGTACCCTGCGTCTGAGCTGCGTGGATTGACACGATCGATGACACTTTGGGCGCTGCCGCGCTAG
- a CDS encoding site-specific DNA-methyltransferase, protein MNKTLTRGAEALPLNAILDGDCIEVMSGLPSNSVDLIFADPPYNLQLKGQLHRPDNSKVDAVDDHWDQFSSFGVYDKFTRDWLKQARRILKPNGSIWVIGSYHNIFRVGTAVQDEGFWILNDVIWRKSNPMPNFRGKRYTNAHETMIWASKSEGAKYTFNYEALKALNEGLQMRSDWVMPICTGHERLKDDAGNKAHPTQKPEALLHRILVGSTNPGDVVLDPFFGTGTTGAVAKMLGREFIGIEREAAYREVAEKRIKSVRKFDREALQVSASKRAEPRVPFGQLVERGMLRPGDELYSMNQRHKAKVRADGTLIGDNIKGSIHQVGAHLENAPSCNGWTYWCFKRDGKTVPIDVLRQQIRAELQN, encoded by the coding sequence ATGAACAAAACACTTACACGGGGCGCCGAGGCGCTCCCGCTAAACGCGATCCTTGACGGTGACTGCATCGAAGTGATGTCCGGTCTACCGTCAAACTCGGTTGATCTGATTTTTGCAGATCCGCCCTATAACCTTCAGCTGAAGGGGCAATTGCACCGCCCTGACAACAGCAAGGTGGACGCGGTTGACGATCACTGGGACCAGTTTTCCAGCTTTGGCGTCTACGATAAATTCACCCGCGACTGGCTGAAACAGGCCCGCCGCATCCTGAAGCCCAACGGCTCCATCTGGGTGATTGGATCCTACCACAATATCTTCCGGGTCGGCACAGCCGTGCAGGACGAAGGGTTCTGGATCCTCAACGATGTGATCTGGCGCAAGTCGAACCCGATGCCGAATTTCCGCGGCAAGCGGTACACCAACGCGCATGAGACGATGATCTGGGCATCGAAGTCTGAAGGCGCAAAATACACCTTCAACTATGAGGCGCTGAAGGCGCTGAACGAAGGTTTGCAGATGCGGTCTGACTGGGTGATGCCGATCTGCACAGGGCATGAGCGCCTGAAAGATGACGCCGGCAACAAGGCGCATCCGACGCAAAAGCCCGAGGCGCTGCTGCACCGTATCCTCGTTGGGTCGACCAATCCCGGCGATGTGGTACTGGATCCCTTCTTCGGCACGGGCACCACGGGTGCCGTGGCCAAGATGCTGGGCCGTGAGTTTATCGGGATCGAGCGCGAAGCCGCCTATCGTGAGGTCGCGGAGAAACGCATCAAATCGGTGCGCAAATTCGACCGCGAGGCGCTGCAGGTGTCCGCCAGCAAACGCGCCGAGCCGCGTGTGCCCTTCGGGCAGCTGGTTGAGCGCGGTATGCTACGTCCGGGTGATGAGCTTTATTCGATGAACCAGCGCCACAAGGCGAAGGTCCGCGCGGATGGCACATTGATTGGCGACAATATCAAGGGATCGATCCATCAGGTCGGGGCACATCTGGAGAATGCACCGTCCTGTAACGGCTGGACCTATTGGTGTTTCAAGCGGGATGGAAAAACCGTGCCCATCGATGTGTTGCGCCAACAGATTCGGGCAGAACTTCAGAACTGA
- a CDS encoding ribonuclease HII produces MEYPDYSLEAAARVRGQMRIAGVDEVGRGPLAGPVTAAAVILDPDNIPEGLNDSKKLSAKRREAVEASIFAQAEVSIAHASVEEIDSLNILRASHLAMERAVAALDPAPDYLLIDGNLIPKGLLQASEFVIKGDAKSVSIAAASIVAKQARDRIMVDLAQQFPGYGWEKNAGYPSKQHREALVCLGVTPHHRRSFKPVHNILYQE; encoded by the coding sequence ATGGAGTATCCCGATTATAGTTTGGAAGCGGCGGCGCGAGTGCGTGGCCAGATGCGCATTGCAGGCGTGGATGAGGTAGGGCGTGGCCCGCTGGCAGGGCCGGTGACGGCAGCGGCGGTGATCCTGGACCCTGATAATATCCCCGAGGGGCTGAACGACTCCAAAAAGCTGAGCGCCAAACGGCGCGAGGCAGTGGAGGCGTCTATCTTTGCACAGGCTGAGGTGTCGATTGCCCATGCCTCTGTCGAAGAGATTGATTCTTTGAACATTTTACGTGCGTCGCATCTGGCGATGGAACGCGCGGTTGCGGCACTGGACCCGGCGCCGGACTATCTGCTGATCGATGGCAACCTGATCCCAAAAGGGCTGCTGCAAGCGTCAGAGTTCGTCATCAAGGGGGACGCCAAATCAGTCTCCATCGCGGCCGCCTCCATCGTGGCGAAACAGGCGCGTGACCGGATCATGGTGGATTTGGCGCAACAGTTTCCCGGCTATGGCTGGGAGAAAAACGCAGGCTACCCCTCCAAACAGCATCGCGAGGCGTTGGTTTGCCTAGGGGTGACCCCACATCATCGGCGTTCCTTTAAGCCTGTCCACAATATCTTGTATCAAGAGTGA
- a CDS encoding winged helix-turn-helix domain-containing protein — translation MPDPIFSVSEVRAAGSRVIALGIAAIVALLVIAGTVLLLTLPDANAFNARVERVFVENDLTTQAEIKLLEILAQSGTAFADTLTSYRMVIFVLLVFATMMMVAALVVLAMLVMLNRRMVQIERAGIQVTELLISREENTVYLNTMGFKLTAAAMETLAVLAEARLDDDVLSGAEIEAMISGRPSIDCEEAAGATRIKRLRDTLGNQMVSELLVKNIAKRGYVLSISKDVIRMV, via the coding sequence ATGCCGGACCCTATTTTCTCCGTTTCTGAGGTGCGCGCGGCAGGCAGCCGCGTCATCGCATTGGGGATTGCTGCCATTGTTGCCCTCCTGGTCATTGCCGGCACCGTGCTCCTGCTGACGCTGCCGGATGCCAATGCCTTCAACGCCCGGGTGGAGCGTGTCTTTGTCGAGAATGACCTCACCACTCAGGCCGAAATCAAACTGCTGGAAATCCTCGCCCAATCCGGCACCGCCTTTGCCGACACGCTGACCAGCTATCGCATGGTGATTTTTGTCCTGCTGGTTTTTGCCACCATGATGATGGTCGCCGCCTTGGTGGTGCTGGCCATGCTGGTCATGCTAAACCGGCGCATGGTGCAGATCGAACGCGCAGGCATTCAGGTGACCGAACTGCTGATCAGCCGCGAGGAAAATACCGTCTATCTCAATACCATGGGCTTCAAACTGACCGCCGCCGCGATGGAGACCCTCGCGGTTCTGGCGGAGGCACGTCTGGATGACGATGTGCTTTCCGGTGCGGAGATTGAGGCGATGATCTCCGGCCGCCCGTCCATCGATTGCGAAGAGGCCGCGGGCGCCACCCGGATCAAACGCCTGCGCGATACATTGGGCAATCAGATGGTGAGTGAGCTTCTGGTCAAGAATATCGCCAAACGGGGCTATGTTCTGTCGATCAGCAAGGATGTGATCCGCATGGTCTGA
- a CDS encoding DUF427 domain-containing protein produces MAPMLANQQETTLMNLRANTAPQPYGILIEELRGPVTARLGGKIIAQSTRAKVMYETRQPAAIYFPRNDIHSCLSAANGHQTFCPFKGTAGYQDLQLGKHCIGNAAWSYDEALPEASGIAGHVSFMPDANVDIDLGSNQLVIPDYGNISGPLIDWLLREAAYLPTPEEFTQRLSEKLVEQGVHLSRLSVMAWSLHPMIAGKNFIWSRASGKVTTYAPSYEIHDHPAFQNSPLRHVSNGLGGIRQRLDLEQPSDAFPILTDLREEGATDYVAMPLPFSDGRINVLTVASHHPKGFTTENLGLIFECSAVIARYYEVFMQRENAQSLLETYVGKRTGARVLGGEIRRGDGDDIDAAIMFCDLRGSTRLEEELGRTAYIELLNNFFETASTIVHDHGGEVLKFIGDAVLAVFPAGDSPAEARAQALQSARAIVAALDAMGDDPGQRRSECSIGLAYGGVTYGNVGSRERLDFTVIGQAANIAARLGDYGKSCGHTIVVSRDLLETPEQATPLGSVSLHNVSRPVEAFAVSMAIDPGQRASG; encoded by the coding sequence ATGGCCCCCATGCTGGCCAATCAGCAGGAAACGACGCTTATGAATTTGCGCGCAAATACCGCTCCGCAGCCCTATGGCATCCTGATTGAAGAGCTGCGCGGGCCGGTGACCGCGCGCCTCGGTGGGAAAATCATCGCGCAAAGCACCCGCGCCAAGGTGATGTATGAAACCCGCCAGCCTGCCGCGATTTATTTCCCTCGCAATGATATCCACTCCTGCCTATCTGCAGCCAATGGTCACCAGACTTTCTGCCCCTTCAAGGGCACAGCGGGCTATCAGGATCTTCAGCTTGGCAAACACTGTATTGGCAATGCCGCCTGGTCTTACGACGAAGCCTTGCCTGAGGCCTCCGGAATTGCAGGTCATGTCAGTTTCATGCCGGACGCCAACGTCGACATCGACCTGGGCAGCAATCAGCTGGTCATCCCCGACTACGGCAATATCTCCGGCCCCCTGATCGACTGGCTGCTGCGTGAGGCAGCCTATTTGCCCACACCGGAGGAGTTTACCCAGCGCCTTTCCGAAAAACTGGTGGAACAAGGCGTTCATCTATCTCGCCTTTCGGTGATGGCCTGGTCTTTGCATCCTATGATCGCGGGCAAGAACTTCATCTGGAGCCGCGCATCAGGCAAGGTGACCACCTATGCGCCTAGCTATGAGATCCACGACCACCCGGCCTTCCAGAACAGCCCCTTGCGCCACGTCTCGAATGGGCTGGGCGGAATTCGTCAACGTCTGGATCTGGAACAGCCCAGCGACGCGTTTCCCATCCTGACCGACCTGCGAGAGGAGGGCGCGACGGACTATGTGGCCATGCCGCTTCCGTTTTCGGATGGGCGCATCAATGTGCTGACTGTTGCCAGCCACCACCCCAAAGGTTTCACGACTGAGAACTTGGGGCTGATATTTGAATGCTCCGCAGTGATCGCGCGCTACTACGAAGTGTTCATGCAACGCGAAAACGCCCAGTCCCTGCTGGAGACCTATGTCGGCAAACGCACCGGCGCGCGGGTTCTGGGCGGAGAGATCCGGCGCGGCGATGGCGACGATATTGATGCGGCCATCATGTTCTGCGACCTGCGCGGTTCGACCCGTCTGGAAGAGGAGCTGGGCCGCACCGCCTATATCGAACTGCTCAACAATTTCTTTGAGACGGCATCCACCATCGTGCACGACCACGGGGGCGAAGTGCTGAAATTCATCGGAGACGCTGTTCTGGCCGTGTTCCCGGCGGGTGACAGCCCGGCTGAGGCACGCGCTCAGGCGCTGCAGTCAGCGCGCGCCATCGTTGCCGCGCTGGACGCCATGGGCGACGATCCCGGCCAGAGGCGCAGCGAATGCTCCATCGGTCTGGCCTATGGCGGCGTCACCTATGGCAACGTCGGCTCGCGTGAGCGGCTGGACTTCACCGTCATCGGACAGGCCGCAAATATCGCGGCACGGCTCGGCGACTATGGCAAATCCTGTGGCCATACCATTGTGGTCAGCCGAGACTTGCTGGAGACACCGGAACAAGCCACGCCGCTGGGGTCTGTGTCACTGCACAACGTCTCACGCCCCGTAGAGGCCTTCGCCGTGTCCATGGCCATCGACCCAGGCCAGCGTGCTAGCGGCTGA
- a CDS encoding ACP S-malonyltransferase produces MTRTAVLICPGRGTYNKAELGYLSRYHSDKQALISAFDAMRDAIGQESVSALDAADRYSVSKYTRGDVASPLIYASAIADAQSLAEDIDIVAVTGNSMGWYIALAAAGTLSPQAGFEVVNTMGQLMQQHLIGGQLVYPCQSEDWQLDRRRKAELLQLVSDIAMRPGHQLSLSIDLGGMLVLAGNAEGLDAFERAVPPLQDRFPMRLANHAAFHTELQAPVAAAGRARLSQSLFGPAKKPLIDGRGQIWWPGADTVESLWRYTLNTQVVEPYDFTRAVQVAAQEFAPDLFIIAGPGTTLGGAVAQSLAQINWQGLDGKAAFKTRQAQDPVVVAMGDPAQRALVSR; encoded by the coding sequence ATGACCCGGACCGCTGTTTTGATCTGCCCTGGACGAGGTACCTATAACAAGGCGGAGCTGGGCTACCTGTCCCGCTACCACAGCGATAAACAGGCTCTAATTAGTGCATTTGATGCTATGCGAGACGCAATAGGACAGGAGAGCGTCTCGGCTCTGGATGCTGCCGATCGCTATTCAGTGTCGAAATACACGCGTGGTGACGTGGCTTCGCCGCTGATTTATGCCAGTGCCATCGCAGATGCGCAGTCCCTTGCAGAGGACATCGACATCGTCGCGGTCACCGGCAATTCCATGGGCTGGTATATCGCGCTGGCGGCGGCGGGGACACTCAGCCCACAGGCGGGGTTTGAGGTGGTGAACACCATGGGCCAGCTGATGCAGCAGCACCTGATTGGTGGGCAGCTGGTCTATCCCTGTCAGAGCGAAGATTGGCAGCTGGATCGTCGCCGCAAGGCGGAGCTGTTGCAGCTGGTCAGTGACATCGCCATGCGACCTGGTCACCAGCTGTCGCTGTCAATCGATCTGGGTGGTATGTTGGTTCTGGCCGGGAATGCCGAGGGGCTAGACGCGTTCGAACGGGCCGTGCCCCCACTGCAGGATCGTTTTCCCATGCGTCTGGCCAATCATGCGGCATTCCACACGGAGCTGCAGGCTCCGGTAGCTGCTGCCGGTCGGGCACGGCTGTCACAATCGCTATTTGGTCCCGCCAAGAAGCCGCTGATCGACGGACGCGGGCAGATTTGGTGGCCGGGCGCGGATACGGTGGAAAGCCTTTGGCGTTATACGCTGAACACGCAGGTGGTCGAACCCTATGATTTCACCCGCGCCGTACAGGTGGCGGCGCAGGAGTTTGCGCCGGATCTGTTCATCATCGCCGGGCCGGGTACCACACTTGGAGGAGCGGTGGCGCAGTCTTTGGCACAGATCAACTGGCAGGGGCTGGACGGGAAGGCGGCGTTCAAGACGCGACAGGCGCAGGACCCGGTGGTTGTTGCCATGGGCGATCCGGCGCAACGGGCGCTGGTCAGCCGCTAG